A section of the Oryzias latipes chromosome 8, ASM223467v1 genome encodes:
- the LOC101168955 gene encoding myc-associated zinc finger protein produces MDTSWSNFLFQTAPTPNQPETQLQAELLPELSGPAQSPPEEQIIAPPSTVDTAALSEEPLQVKPLAKPLRPAHICATCNKEFKNSYNLRRHQSVHTGIKMKDRAAREKEDVAKAARLEKPSIPLSLLQLTLPTQPPPAAPEALSQPGQLATQDGQHIAVSIAPATVTMAAPQPIQAVVVVGSMEQNPNPSPLPNANQVRKNHACEACGKAFRDVYHLNRHRLSHSDEKPYSCPICQQRFKRKDRMSYHVRSHQGGVEKPYICPHCAKAFSRPDHLNSHVRQVHSTERPFKCTTCTSAFATRDRLRAHLIRHEEKVPCHICGKLLSAAYITDHMRVHNQSQHHSCHLCNRSFTTLTYLRVHAQKHHGQEWKESGGARGGFGGTGAGGVLLCQLCGVQCKTATQLQGHMGTHAQQGDPDPDPTSAAPTGSTSVAVTVSSTSAVGLLVTDCSSIAPQPHS; encoded by the exons ACGGCGCCGACTCCCAACCAGCCGGAGACGCAGCTGCAGGCCGAGCTGCTGCCGGAGCTGAGCGGCCCGGCCCAGAGTCCCCCGGAGGAGCAAATCATCGCGCCGCCGTCCACGGTGGACACGGCCGCCCTGAGCGAGGAGCCTCTGCAGG TCAAGCCGCTCGCCAAACCCCTTCGGCCCGCCCACATCTGCGCCACCTGCAACAAGGAGTTCAAGAACAGCTACAACCTGCGGCGCCACCAGTCCGTCCACACGGGCATCAAGATGAAGGACCGCGCGGCGCGGGAGAAGGAGGACGTGGCCAAGGCGGCGCGCTTGGAGAAGCCCTCCATCCCGCTGTCCCTCCTGCAGCTCACCCTGCCCACACAGCCCCCCCCTGCCGCCCCGGAGGCCCTGTCCCAGCCCGGGCAGCTCGCCACCCAGGACGGCCAGCACATCGCCGTGTCCATCGCCCCGGCAACTGTTACCATGGCAGCGCCCCAGCCCATTCAagcggtggtggtggtggggtccATGGAGCAG AACCCCAACCCCAGCCCCCTCCCCAACGCCAACCAGGTGAGGAAGAACCACGCCTGTGAGGCCTGCGGGAAGGCCTTCAGGGACGTGTACCACCTGAACCGCCACCGGCTGTCCCACTCAGACGAGAAGCCGTACTCCTGCCCCATCTGCCAGCAGCGCTTCAAGAGGAAAGACCGCATGAGTTACCACGTGCGCTCGCACCAGGGCGGCGTGGAGAAGCCCTACATCTGTCCGCACTGCGCCAAGGCCTTCTCCAG GCCGGATCATCTGAACAGCCACGTACGGCAGGTCCACTCCACGGAGCGACCCTTCAAATGCACG ACGTGCACGTCGGCGTTTGCCACGCGGGACCGCCTCCGTGCACACCTGATCCGTCACGAGGAGAAGGTGCCGTGTCACATATGTGGGAAGCTGCTGTCGGCGGCGTACATCACCGACCACATGAGGGTCCACAACCAGTCGCAGCATCACTCCTGCCACCTTTGCAACCGCA GCTTCACCACGCTCACCTACCTGCGGGTCCACGCGCAGAAGCACCACGGACAGGAGTGGAAGGAGAGCGGCGGGGCTCGCGGCGGCTTCGGTGGGACCGGGGCTGGAGGGGTGTTACTCTGCCAGCTGTGTGGCGTCCAGTGCAAGACGGCCACTCAGCTGCAGGGTCACATGGGCACCCACGCCCAACAAGGCGACCCCGACCCTGACCCGACCAGCGCGGCGCCCACGGGATCCACCAGCGTGGCGGTCACCGTGTCCAGCACCAGCGCAGTGGGACTGCTGGTTACTGACTGCTCCAGTATTGCCCCCCAGCCTCACAGCTAG